The window CAATGATATGCTCACTGGGGGCGGAGATGGGCAAGGACCAACTTCTCCTCCATACGGTGTGATGTCAGTGCCACTGGCCTGCAGCAGAAAATTTGTCACTGGTACAacacaggatgttttccacagctgtgacaCTCTCTTCAGCTTCAGGCTCAGCTTGAAGATGTGCTCAGCTACTTGCAAATGCTGACAGGTTAAACAAGGAAGTTGGAGGTGGAACTGGACAGCTCgagaaacaaaatgattttgGCAGAGCTCCTCAATAAAATCACATACCTGTCAAAGGAATTGGAGCCTTGAAAGATACTGAATGAGTGTGCGTGGATTTCTAAAGCAATGTGCATGGTGCTTTGagaatttgtcattttcaaactgtgagaAATTCCATTCGCCTCTATTGCACGGTTTTGGAGACAACAAAACTTGGACAGGTAAACAAAAAACTGTATGGCTAGatatcagaaaatgttttttgttctttggaGGGATTGGCCCTTTAACCATTTACGGCTGCACAGTGAACATAAGGCATTCAGGCCTCgttacattcattttcaagtgAATCTTAACTCTATATCTGCCCAGGACCACCCTACAGGTTTCCCCATCTGTTGATATATCTGAACTTGCTTCATTAAACCAGCTGAAGACACTTCTAACAGTACTGTCCCTCCCTAGAGACAGAGGTTTTACAATAATATTGAGGtcatcatgtttctgtttccacCTTAGTCCGGCCCAGCTGGAGCAAAATGCTCAGAACCGAAGCCCAGGCATCCATCCCATCATCCtctggcagcaggaggaggaagaaagggcGAAGgctgccgctgccgccgctCCTGTCGATGTCAAAGCCATGATGAGCAAAATAGACAGGAAGAAGTAGAGGTATACGGTGACAGTGTCATGCACAATGTACACAGGAACCAGCCTCCTATTAGGTTCTACATGTACACTGTGCAGAAGGATTTGCTTTGCTCTTCAGTGTCATGCAATCGATgtcattgtatttttattatcaaatgtaaaaaatccAGCTTTCAtcatggatggattactgaaCCTGCCTAACAGGCACAGGGTCCCCTGATCCCTTGGGCCCCCGGGCAAGCGCATGTGTTTAAAGTGTTAATGATTCTTGTTGGGAAGTCAAACAACTAAAGATATGCAGATACCAAATGACTCTCTTGTTCCTCTGTATGAGGGGTGGCGGGGGATCTCCATTGTCTCATAATCCATCTGCGGCTTTCATGGATACATATTTGAAGAAAAGGCATATCCGGACATGTCTGTCTATACAACAAATCAAATCATTACAATAAtgacttttattattattatcattattattattattattatacattagCAGCTTTGTCCAAAGCAattttttgtctgattttcacGAGAGCTGAAACAAGATTTTTTAGCAGAGCTTGTAATAGTTATGTCATGCATATTACTTCATACAAGTGACAGCGTGAGGAGACACTGCAGTGAGACATCTCACTTTACACTGGAGACACTGTAGCTAGAGTTACTGCAGTGTATGATAATAGGATACTGGTGGCTGTACATATATACTGCTGCCTACAAGACATGTTTAATCAGATTTAGGCTTTATttacactgtctgtctgtactgtctgtactCTGCAAATTACTGAACCAGTTATAGTCAAAATACACTACAGTATGTCAGTTCACAAGTTGAAGAGAGTTGATTTCTCTATGGAAGATTTTTATAGTATGTGAATCTGTTTACCTCCTCAAGTTTAATAAATGAGATGAAGATAAAACCGACTTCAGAtcattgtttgtatgtgttacATGTAATATAATAATTCTTATATTTAACTGTTGGTCAAATGTCTCTGCTGCAACCTTGACACAGTGTTGCATCTTGTTAAGGAAGTGTCACAGAATGGTCAATGCGACTGCAGCTAGTAAGTCATATGGGATGATGGACTGCAGGGGAGTTTCACCAGTCTTACACATGAAGATCTGTTTACTGAACTATTCAGCATGTGGAAACAGTTATTAAGTCTCCTGTGAGGAGATTTCTAGTCTGATGACATCATAGAGTTATCTCAGATTGGTCTTGAGACTTGaaattttaaaacagaaaatcaactTAGACGTGGGTGGAGAGGGTCTTAGCAAGgagatgctgatgctgattgcattatgggaagtgtgtGATCCAGTTTTTTTAGGCCCGTTGGGGACTAAAGGTCAGTAGCAGCTTTGCCTTTTACCcttctatttaaaaaaaaaacaaaactccttCTCACAAGTCCCTGACCTCTCAGAAAATACTGAATCAATATACCACTTTAAGGTTAAAGGTCGTGACATACTTGCGTTTGACAATGCGTTGGCTTGTGCGTTGTGTGCATCTTCAGAAATAAATGCTACCTGTTGCAAGATGCAACTAAGCCCATGAATAGCATAGGTAAAATTAGCAGCACACCGAACAAACAAGAACGCTATCCATGCTTGTAGCTCTGGcttaggcacagcagtgctctgagtgaagtgctaacatcagcatgctaacaggcatacaatgacaacagcaacatgctgatgtcacagatatcatgtttaccatgttcatcagcttactttagtgtgttagcatgctaatatttgtccaactgaggctgatgggaatgtcctCAGtgttgcaggtatttgatcagtATTGTTATTGGTGGGGTAACTCAGCCCTGAAAACTCAAGTGTACTCTATCGTGAAGCTTAAGAGTGCAAGCGTTGACGGTAcaagtgttgtgttgtgtttagtcTCATTCGTCacatcatcaatcaatcaagtgaATGAAATCACACAAGACACGTTCCTCAAAAGACAAAATTATATTTACTATACATATCATTTTTACAAAGTTTCTGCAAAGGCAAATAAAAAGTCTTGAGCAATAAAGGGTTATTTGGCCATGCCAGACAGCCAACTGAGCTTGAATAGAGATGGAGCGGTTGTGTCTTCGTCTTGATCAGCGAGCTGTCTGAACAGGCTGCCCGGCCGGAAGCTGTCCGCactgtctgctgtggaggaTGGAGGTGCCTGCTGGACAAAGGAGAAAACGTCAGGTGTGCTGAGGTTTTGGTGGATTGTCCTGGTGGTCATAAGAGATGCAAGCATACACCACCACTGTCCACTGACCCTGGTAGATCCAGGGTCAATGAGAGCCCTGATCCAAAGAGCCCTGATCCACAGAGCCCTGATCCAGGACTGTCATACTAACTACTGAGGTCCTGGATTGCCATTTCAGTCACTTGAGATTTTAGAAAATTAATTCGGGGGAAGAACACTGATACTAAAGTCTTTGACATCAGGTAGGTGTAAAGTAAAAAACATGACTTGCTCTGAACAAGAAAGGTCTCTTCCAAGGTAGTCAGAAGACACATAGTGTGAGGAGACTACAGTTTTACTCAGTAGTATTCTTCCAGTCGCCAGTGGTAACATTGAACAtactgctgctgagctgctgtccgTTAGCAGCCTTTACTACCTTTGCTTTACATACTTAGCACTAATTTTAATGGAGAAGACTTTTTCCAGAAGAAGATGTGGTAGTGGATGCTTGCAACCTTTGAATGGTTTCACATTGTCACTGCAGGCCTTACTATGGAACGCCTGATCTATCGATTCACTGGCAGCCTGGAAAACTCTGGTGTCTGTGGACTCAGCACTGAACAGTCTGACGATGCTGGAAACGCTGCACGTCGGAAATACTTAGTTTGCCGTCTTATCAAGACTCAGattaaaacaacataaagtgattttccctgtgtgtgtccagtCCAGAGATGGGACATGTTTAGCCGCACTTAGCACAAATAATGGAAGCAGGAGCAACTTGTTGGCCATGCTCAGTCAAGGGATAAAATTCAGCTTCTAACAGCTCCAAAGCAAAGTGATCATGTGACTTTTGGTAAGATGGCAAACATGACTATTTCCCACTATTTCCTTAGGAGGTAAACTAAAGATGTACCAGATTTTGGACAAATCCCAACTGAAGCTGAATGGAGACATCTGcttcttttatttctgcagaCCTTTACCCAAACTGAAGCAATACTGTGTGAATCTCAAGATGGGATTAGTTCACTCAAACAGATGAGAATGCCCCAGGGTCACTGTTACTATGCTGCTGCCCAATAAAATTCTCCAGACAACAGCCTGATACTGAGCTACATCATAACCCCAAGCAGAGTGTGGGAGATtagtgagaacagagcagaacagcatTCTTCATTTTCAGTCCCTCTGACTCAAGAATCATTTCATCAGTTAATAATGCACTGCAAAGGCACCAAATGTAAACCAAGGCACTACTAACAAcacaaccaacacacacacatacacacacacacacacacaaacatcaacccATACTGATGAACTTGCCTGTGTTTCTCGCACTCAAAAATGCTGGGAAGGCAGAGGGTGCAACAGACAACATTAACGCAGGATggaacaaaacaatgaaacagagaaatgaagacACACTGTGGCTGTCAGCATatgaaacaacagtgaaacagagCAGCGTCAGATAGCAGAGCCCAGCTGCGTCACTCACCAGCTGGTGGGCAGCATCAGAGCTCCTGGAGGCCGACTTGGATTTACGCACATTCGACATGCTGAGAGGCAGCAGCCCgaacctgcagaggagagaacGGGCATGATGGGACGTTTTTGTAATTAGGTCCTTTGATTACAGGTGCAGGTGAACATATCCTAGAGAAGGAACTGCACACTGGGGCCACACCTGAGCGCTCTCTGCTCAGTTAGCGTCATGGTGAGTGGAAAGACCTCCTTCACTTCTCCCCTCTCAGTCTATGTTAGCTGAAGTGTGATAAAACCTAACTGAATGAACTCTGAGCCTGCTAACATTACATCTAAAATTATGTAACATAATCTAAAGGTTCTGATATGGTGACCAGGTGTTGGGTAGTTTTTGCCAGAGATAAATGGATCACAGCGCAGGTGATGATATTATCAAGGCAGATTCAAAAGAAGAACCTAAGCACTGGTGTCAGGGTTGATCCGGCATATTCTGAATGATCGTGTCAGCTGAAATAAAGCTGATCAAAGTCAGATCCTGTCTTTGCTGAACTCCACTGTGCTTTGTCCCCTCAGCCTGCTGGTGCTGCACCACTGCTCTTCTTAATGGCAGCCAGGCTCTATGCTACATGTGCAACGAACACTAGTGTGAAAAATAGTTGGAGCACACAGGCGAGTAACTCTGAGATCTGACACTGATTTTGGCAAAATGCCTGACCTTACTAACCCATGATGCAGCTCATTTTTAGCCAATGTTAACTGGATCATGCACTAATTACAATGACAAGCAGCGGCAGTGGCAGGTCATGTCACCTGTTGCTAGGTAACTGTAAATGAAACTAGTctgctgtgtggtttgtgtgctCTCTGCAGCCGCCGTCTGAACTCCGCTCAGTAACACCAGTCTACAACAATAGTGGAGTTTAAACAACTCCAACAGAGTGATTCATCTCCATCCTCATCAATTTCAGGAGTCACATCCTCTCTTTCATTCATATCACACCAATAATTCAAGCTTATTGTATAAAGTTCAGACCTTCATTATTTGGATCTAGTAGCTTTGTGAAAAAGTACATCAGATGAAATAACTACAGCTGTACCTTCAGTCTGTCAGGCAcatatttaatcaacatttagGTAAATATGACTGTCAGATCGGGCTCAGTGTAAGCAGATGCATGATGTTAAAGGTCAGAAACATTACATTGGGACATCCCTACTCTCGTTTTTGCCATGTCGGCCAACAAAAGGTGATGAAAACAATCAAGGCTAAACCTAAATGGATCTAATAAGGATTATGAAGGGACTGGatactgatttaaaaaaatgctaTCGCACCTCTGCCCTACCAACTCAGGTCCTGGGTCAGATCTTGGGTCACTAGGAACTGACAGGACTGCTGAAGTCCCCTTGACAAAAATTTCAAACAACACCTGGCCCTAAGAACTACAGCAGGCCCTCTCTGATTCTCTCTGGTCATAGAACGACATGAAGGGGAACGTACGTCCTCTCAGTGATGGTTTGTTTATGCTGATTATTCTGCACGAGTTATTAATGTTAAACAGAGCACCCTGTGACAGCTCACCTGATCTGGCTGCTGGCCAGTGGCAGGATGTTGTAAGGCTCCTGGGAGTTCACACTACTGCTCCGCGAGGCAAACTGCTTCTCTGAGCCTGTcagcagccccagcagcacCTGAAACACAACCTCACATCAACCTCTGAACAACGGTTCAGCTccacacactgtgtttgctgttacATCTGGGCAATAGAGGCATCTTAACTCATTGTAACCACTCATCTCAGGCCAAATATGAATGGTGGGTCTACACATTCAGAGCTCATGCTTCTGTGTTCATCAGCTCTTAAATCTCGTTGTACACcacgtataatgacaataaaggcttttaatctttaatctttgttgtgtgtgtgttttgttgatcGGGGGTCTGAAAGTACCGAGGTTCTCTGGGACAGACGGTTGAGGTTGGAGTTTAGCGGCGGTGTGAACACGTCCAGGTCAAATGGGTCGATGTAGCTCTCCAGCCAATCGCAGACCTCATGGAATCTGGATGACACAGAACACAGCGTTGGCAGCTTGCAGAGACCTTTCTACTACTTTTAACATTTGAAGAGGAATTCAACAGGAATATAGAAACAAAGCtggaaaaatatgaatgaaaagttgaattcaaCTACAGCACGACTCCCAATCCTCTTTATGTTCTTGAACTACCAGTTTGTAAAGCTTCTGATTTATATGGTCACAATGTCATTTCAAAACTGCCCACGTTCGCTGAATATCTGTTGAGGTTTGGGTTACTGACATCAGAGCTCTTcaatggaattttttttttcctcccactaTCTTGGAACTCCTACTACTCAGCTTCAGGAAGTCAGGTGTGCTATTAACGTCAATTCTGCGAGTGACATCTGGTATTTCTTTGGAATTCCAGCCGCAATCGGTTCCATTTTCCAGAGAAAATGACCTCGTCCTCAAATtctttgcgtgtgtgtctgtgtgcacctGCGAGTTGATGGACTGAAGACTCACACCTTCTCCAAACAAACAGTATGAATACTATCAGGCAACTGCTAAATACTGGAGTCTGATCTTGACATGCCATTTCTCCAGCTACTTTTCATGCTAGAATTGCTGTTTACAGATccagggctctacactaacttttccactggtagcactggtgcgaccaactttctcagttggtcgcaccagcacatgattttcctatgaactgggcacatgccttgtcattggcataggttgggttcacattcagcccgtttttttttcatcagtgcgatctgggatttgaattgtgtgaacgggagttcctctttcgctatgttataggcagtgttagacttaatgaccatttcgttctcttctgttgagcgattactctcatccatccgctgaaaaaaagtcgggaggggctcagtgtttcgggtgatgcattggttCCGACAGGTCGTCTGATTCGGCACCTTTTGCTGGCTCTACCTAACtaccagtctcctcctctctctccttatttagtttttggaaaaaaaatcagcaatagaccgcttcatttttgagaatagcgaaacgctagtcttggtgtcttgaagttctgtgcgctgcgcgtgtacgcgacggcttatgtgcacgcgacggcgctgtctcaacaggagagcgtgcaggtggaggcggctgactaaaatagtgagaaaaaaaaggacgactttcaaccacaatgtctaacacggagcaataaaactgatgcgcttgcacgaacgcgaccagatgaaattcttactcgcaaactctgaaataaaagttgcatatgcgaccattttggtcgcagtctcgagccctgaGATCAGTGGACATGTTTTTAGAACAATGAGTGTAAAATCTATATGCAAAACTATGCATGTCGATCAGCAAGTGCTTTCATCAAACATGCAGGCTTCATCTCCAAATCAGAGCAGCAACCAACAGATAACACATTAATCCCAGGTGATTTTTAACTCCCTGTTAAAAATCACCTGCTGTCAATCCCTCGGGGACACAATTGGTTGATTGTTAATTATGTACAAGCCTAGgttgtaagtgtgtgtctggGACTGCAGGGGGATGAAACAGTAGGAAACACATGATGTATAATGTTtctattttgtactttttccattaaaaacacaaaaagacaccaAGTGCAGAAGACTGCAGGCCATACTGACCCAGGGCTCCTCCTAATTAGACTACCTTACAGACGACACACCAAAATGGCAGCATGTGATGACTTTGAGACAAAGGATGTTACCTGGGGTCTTGGTGGGATCGGGAGCTCTTGCCCTCCTCCAGTCTGCTGCCCAGTGTGCTGTTGAGGTAACGGAGGTCGAACAACAGCTGCAAGGCTCTGTTCTGGGTCATGGGGAATGCTCCCTCCTGGAGGACACAAGCAGAGAAATTCAGGAGGCTACTGGTGATGCCACTGTCTAttgtgtcatttcatttgtgttccAACAGACTCTGAATCCAGGCTTTAAAATGTCCCTTTAGGCATCCATACAAGAGAAATATGAAATCCATGTCCATGCTACATACAGTTAGAAGGTTTACACCCGACAATACAGAACTTCCTTGGTCCTcaacagtgtgtatgtgtgtgtgtgtgtgtgtgttaccctgCTGGGGACctgctgtgtgaggctgtggTAGTGCTGCAGGGCCTGAGTCAGACAGGCCTGAAGCAGCTCCTGCAGGGTGGGACGGGGAAGTGCGTGGCCCCCCACTCTGTTCACCTCCACGCACAGCTGGAAGAGCAGTGACTGCACGAACCACGATGGCTGCCAAAGACAGAACACATTAGATCATGAATGGAATCAGAAATCACGGTGCCTCCTGTCTGCGTTGGAGGCCGGGCTGAGCGGCTCACCTGGGCTGGAAGACGGATTTTGGATGTGACACTGCTCCCAGACTCTGCTTCTTCTTGGATCTCCAGATCTTCCCAGTTGGTTGCTGTTGTTAGGATGGCACCGGCAGACTCGGCATGCAGCGCTGTGCCAAACTTATCCAGCAGCACCTGTCACAACACCGTGCAGTGTTAATAGGCAGGTCTTGAAACCATTCCGACAAAATTTTTGGTCACttggaagcagaaaaaaatgtaaatattttcagcTTACATTGGTTTGATTAGTCTATTGCAAACACTTTACgcagcagatacagagcaacattagcattcatttggagtcatgtttgtggtCAGCTGGTGAAGTaagttcaatattcactctACTTActgagctctgttttggtctccaccaactcctggcTCTTAGCTGCTAAaggctccactatgttcaccagctagttgctttTTCAATTAAAAGAGTTTCGTAATATTGCTCGAATTTAGTTTGATAAGAACAGGTTGATTTTTTAAATCTATCCAACCAAAGCTAAAAGTGCTTAAAGGCTgtagaaatgctgaaaaacctGGAGGAACTACAGAGTTGATGATAATTCATTATTGGTTTGTCACTACAAGCAACACCTTTCCATTTACACAGTCATCTGCCACATTCTTACTATAACTATACTGATTAAAGGCAACTGTAAGCTTTTACTAAATTCCTGAAATCTCAGAGCATTAAAGTCATGTGCTGACACCTGCTCCATGTCCATTTTCTAAATGATGGCTGGAAGATAAGCTGAGAGCTCTGAAAGCTAGTAAGTGGACTTTGAGCTACGACTGTTTTGTTACATATGATGCTACTGTgcctgctgaatgtgtaaataggcaactgttgacaaaaataccaaatagccattaatgcagctttaaaatctTAAAGCAGCTCAGAGGCTTTTTTCACACTGTGTTGTAAAGGCATTTGCCAATGACAGCTGACTGCCTTTTGTTCACCAACTGAATCAGAAGTCCAcagagtgtttctgtgctgtttgagACTGAATGGGCATGAATATAAATCACAAAGTAATAATACGGGTCAGAAGAAAGTAAAAAGGGGGGATAACTACCCTTAAATGACAGATGTCACACTACATGCACAAATAAAATATCACATATATACATCAACATTTCTGACAGAGTCTGACTTTGGAGAGGGCGGAGCTCCAGATGCGGTAGGCCTCCATGCTGCAGTTGAGAAGCTCCTCCTTCAGACCAGCCCACTTGGCCTGTGCGTGGCTGACCTCTGTGGCAGCCCTGGCTTTTCCCAGCTTCTTGCCCTGTCTGGGGGTTCCCCTCATTGCGGCCTCTGATCCACTCTGTTTTCCCAGGATGCAGTGCTTCAGGTTGGGGCAGAGTTCACCCATGGACTGACACAACCTGGCCATGAATAGGACTGAACTGAGGCGGGCAGGGCTGGGGTCCGGTGAGGCTGCGGCCAGTTCAGAGcggacagaggacaggatgtGGCGGACACAGGCTACGCAACCTTCACGTAAAGCCTCCTCCACCGCTGGTGAGTCCGTGAAGCGGTTAAAGGAGGATGCTGACAAGCTCTCAGAAGTACCAGAGGAGGGGACTGCAACTGAGATGGAGTCAGATCCTGCAGAAATGAACAGTTAACACTATTTAGATGTGTGATAATAGCACTGCGTCTGTATTACATTTACTAAATGGCTGTACTGAATATCGAACAAGAGTCTCCTGCTGTGTTGGGCtcaatgctaatgtcagcatgccaAGATATTATAGAggcaatgttaacatgctgatgcttagcaggtgtaatgtttatcATTACCATTATTACATCTTTAGCATGTTTGCCAatgagcagtaaacacaaaggaCAGCTTTGACAGATGGGAgtattagttttgcaggtacttggtcataaaccaaagtacaaacaaattaaaatgttcatgttGACAGTTCTAGAAGAAAAGTCAGGGTCACCAAAATTATTACAAATCAttctgaggggaacatgaatgttttGCGTGCATTTTCATGACAACCTGTCTAATAGttgttgaaacatttcactCGAAACCAAAAATATAAAGCTGCTGGTGGCACTGAGGTAAAAGTCAGGGGAACATGGAAGTCATTAGGATATATTGCTTGGAATTCATGAATGCATGCACAAAATTCTGAACCAACTGATCAAGTATATGTCAGAATATTTCACAACTCAAACGGCCTCAAGGTGGCGCTACAGAAGAATTCATTGAGATTCCTCTGAGGACTGAGAATGTGCGgacaaaatgtcatggcaacCCATCCAAAACCTCTTGAGACAGCCAGGGCTACAGTTGCTGACCAAATGGCAGCCTGATCAGTACTGGGTTCTCTTGAGCTCTGCTGACTATCACTGCTCTTTGCCCAACAATTGGTGGGACCAAAGGAAGAGGATGTGGGTCCATGATTTGGCCACCTGTACCTGCCTACATGTCCGTCAGTTTAGTCCAGGTCCTTTCAGGATGATTCTTCATTGTTTTGCTGATCTCCTGACCTTTGTCTAGCGCCACTCTCAGGTCAGCATTTTACCAAAACTTTGGCTCACACTAACATGAGTTTGAAACCATCAGCTGGCGTTCAGTGAATTTTGGCGACAATAGTCATGGTTGTAGAGAGATGAACTGGAATGTGTCTGGTAAACTCTGGCTTATTGACATTGTCATGAcgtttcatttttctgctttcacattCATGCTCTTAGGGAACATTAAGCCCTTTACATCTGGAGATGCCGTGTCCATTCCTCTAACACTACCTTTAGGCCAAAATGTCAACTGTGCACACATGACTTAGTATAACTGCTGGACTGCCATACATCACGCTGTGGATATTCTTGGTCCAAAAAGATAAAAGCCTATTTGAATTTGGTGAGGTCAAGGAGTAGCATTAGCTCCCCTTGCAGAAAAGGTCTCGGGGCCAGGTCATACCAACATTTGGTTATATTAGTAACAGATGTTCAGACATTCAGAACTTTACCACATCATGGAGACTAGGTTAAGACTGCCCTTACCTGTGTCCTGGGAGGGAAGGTAGTGCTGGAGGTCATCCAGTCTGGCCTTTAGCTTAGCATCCATTGAGGAGCAGAAGTTTTGAACACAGGGTGTCAGAGCCTGGGTTTTCATGGCTAGGCTACTCCTCTGGTGCTGCTGCCCCCTCTGGCTCACGCTGACCCACCCTGCATCGCTCAGCAGGTCCCCCGGAGACTCCGACCAGAGGTAGGAAGCCACATCTACCTCATACTGGGCTCCGCGGCCCGAGCCTGGGTTGGTACCTGTAGATGTATGTATGGTCTGGCCCTCCAGATCCCTCACAGCTGAGGTGAGGAGCTGGATGGAGCTTGTGGAGATGGCTTCAGTTTCTTCTTTGGTGATGGCCTTACAGAATGGAAGGAAGGAATCATTGGTTCAATATGTCTAATTTTAGTGCATCAGCAGGCAAGCCTGTCACTACTCTGAGACTGAACAGGATATAAATTTCAAGGAGGCACGAATCCATACAAAGTAAATGGATAGACCCATTCAGAGGCTGAAAACTGTGATAACAACTGTAAGGCTAGGTGCACACTAACCTGCAGGCGCTGTAGGAAGAGTTGCTGTAGGAAGTCATCCCAGACTGCCAGAGGGTGTTCCAGCAGCCGTTGACTCACAGTGCTCCAGTGCTGACTGATGGAGTCAGTGGACAGGAGGTCCCACACAGCATCTCTAATGGCTGCCAACCCCTTCAGGCTCTTCACATACACCAGAAGGCTGCCAACGCCACGGCAGATGTCCTCCTTACAGCTGGGAACAGAGGACAGATTGGAAAGTCATTGATTAGctatcaacagaaaatgaatcattggTATTTTTGATCATTGATTAAGGGCTTGAGTCAGTCCTAATCCAAAGTTCTGAAATAAAAGTTGAATAATAATTCTGAAgttctaaatgtttttttccaaactcttttatcagtgaaaaCCAACCTTTTCTGCAGAATTTTCATAATAACAGCCTACCAGCAAAGGAGAGGACTAAGCCCACTGAGCCAGCAGaagacttttaatgtgaaacatcaaGATTCATTAATTGCAACTTACAGTGGTTGAAAAAATGGCAAATCAGAAGTGATTGGAAATAATGACAACAGTAATTCTGTCAGGGGAGAGAAGCTCAGGGCAGGTGAGTGGTGACATAACATGACTGTTGTTGTTCTGGTGGAATTAGTGCAGTGGAAATGTTCATTATGAATTTGTCATGACATCAGATAAACATGGAGGAAGTTCTGAGTTTACATTAAACAAGAACCAGGAAAAATAGGCCCCTTGCCACTAAGGTAAATAAAGGTCAATATATATGAATTTACAGACATAAAAGAGTATAAGAATTATTTTGCAAGTT of the Chaetodon auriga isolate fChaAug3 chromosome 16, fChaAug3.hap1, whole genome shotgun sequence genome contains:
- the cog1 gene encoding conserved oligomeric Golgi complex subunit 1 isoform X2, giving the protein MAEDHALPHRVSEIKDPAVLFERYNTEEIRRIERKVRGEIEQKKEELRQMVGERYRDLIDAADTIGEMRQCSESVVQSIQDMHQYCHRLKQGKSSVCSSRQEVQIQRQWQEKFYTMASQIKLLLEIPERIWSAMEASQYLQATQLYLLCCHLHSLLQLEAATGGHYSPVLARFPILVRQVATTGHFRSTILLDSRSLLRGRAVSDQAIAEALVSTMLLEDSSPRKALADFLLARKASIHQLLNQPQHGAGIKAQVCSLVELLVTTLFQAYAVFYLPPEGGPRPGDGALSCGMLFSILENVTSTTPAAKGRRVLQEETSTGSWFRYLPPSITEFQPALRTLAQPIQREQLRDTLQQWINTCKEDICRGVGSLLVYVKSLKGLAAIRDAVWDLLSTDSISQHWSTVSQRLLEHPLAVWDDFLQQLFLQRLQAITKEETEAISTSSIQLLTSAVRDLEGQTIHTSTGTNPGSGRGAQYEVDVASYLWSESPGDLLSDAGWVSVSQRGQQHQRSSLAMKTQALTPCVQNFCSSMDAKLKARLDDLQHYLPSQDTGSDSISVAVPSSGTSESLSASSFNRFTDSPAVEEALREGCVACVRHILSSVRSELAAASPDPSPARLSSVLFMARLCQSMGELCPNLKHCILGKQSGSEAAMRGTPRQGKKLGKARAATEVSHAQAKWAGLKEELLNCSMEAYRIWSSALSKVLLDKFGTALHAESAGAILTTATNWEDLEIQEEAESGSSVTSKIRLPAQPSWFVQSLLFQLCVEVNRVGGHALPRPTLQELLQACLTQALQHYHSLTQQVPSREGAFPMTQNRALQLLFDLRYLNSTLGSRLEEGKSSRSHQDPRFHEVCDWLESYIDPFDLDVFTPPLNSNLNRLSQRTSVLLGLLTGSEKQFASRSSSVNSQEPYNILPLASSQIRFGLLPLSMSNVRKSKSASRSSDAAHQLAPPSSTADSADSFRPGSLFRQLADQDEDTTAPSLFKLSWLSGMAK
- the cog1 gene encoding conserved oligomeric Golgi complex subunit 1 isoform X1 produces the protein MAEDHALPHRVSEIKDPAVLFERYNTEEIRRIERKVRGEIEQKKEELRQMVGERYRDLIDAADTIGEMRQCSESVVQSIQDMHQYCHRLKQGKSSVCSSRQEVQIQRQWQEKFYTMASQIKLLLEIPERIWSAMEASQYLQATQLYLLCCHLHSLLQLEAATGGHYSPVLARFPILVRQVATTGHFRSTILLDSRSLLRGRAVSDQAIAEALVSTMLLEDSSPRKALADFLLARKASIHQLLNQPQHGAGIKAQVCSLVELLVTTLFQAYAVFYLPPEGGPRPGDGALSCGMLFSILENVTSTTPAAKGRRVLQEETSTGSWFRYLPPSITEFQPALRTLAQPIQREQLRDTLQQWINTCKEDICRGVGSLLVYVKSLKGLAAIRDAVWDLLSTDSISQHWSTVSQRLLEHPLAVWDDFLQQLFLQRLQAITKEETEAISTSSIQLLTSAVRDLEGQTIHTSTGTNPGSGRGAQYEVDVASYLWSESPGDLLSDAGWVSVSQRGQQHQRSSLAMKTQALTPCVQNFCSSMDAKLKARLDDLQHYLPSQDTGSDSISVAVPSSGTSESLSASSFNRFTDSPAVEEALREGCVACVRHILSSVRSELAAASPDPSPARLSSVLFMARLCQSMGELCPNLKHCILGKQSGSEAAMRGTPRQGKKLGKARAATEVSHAQAKWAGLKEELLNCSMEAYRIWSSALSKVLLDKFGTALHAESAGAILTTATNWEDLEIQEEAESGSSVTSKIRLPAQPSWFVQSLLFQLCVEVNRVGGHALPRPTLQELLQACLTQALQHYHSLTQQVPSREGAFPMTQNRALQLLFDLRYLNSTLGSRLEEGKSSRSHQDPRFHEVCDWLESYIDPFDLDVFTPPLNSNLNRLSQRTSVLLGLLTGSEKQFASRSSSVNSQEPYNILPLASSQIRFGLLPLSMSNVRKSKSASRSSDAAHQLQAPPSSTADSADSFRPGSLFRQLADQDEDTTAPSLFKLSWLSGMAK